The DNA window GGCGCGGCTGGAATACCGCGCCCCCGCCCTGTGCGCCGGGCTACTGGCGGAACTGCTGCCGGCGCCGGGCGCGGCGCGCGACGTGCTGGATGCCGGCTGCGGCACCGGCCTGTGCGGCCCGCTGCTGAAACCCCACGCGCGCACGCTGGCGGGCGTCGACCTGTCGCCGGGCATGCTGGCCAAGGCAGCCGAACGTGGCCACTACGATACGCTGCACGAGGCCGAACTGACCGCGTGGCTGGCCTCCCACCCCGCTTCATACGACCTGATCGTTTCCGCCGATACGCTGTGCTATTTCGGCGCGCTCGATGGAGTGATGCAAGCCGCTGCCGGCGCACTCCGCCCCGGCGGGTATCTTGTCTTTACAGTCGAAGGCGCCGGCGCGCCCGCCAATGCGGAAGGCGGCGCGCCGTTTCCTCCCTATGTACTCCACCCGCATGGCCGCTACAGCCACGCCGAACCCTACGTGCGTGCCATGCTGGGCGAAGCCGGCCTGGCCGTGATCGAGGTCCGGCCCGTCACCTTGCGGCAGGAAGCACAGCAACCGGTCGCCGGCCTGCTCGTGGCAGCCGTCCGAGCGCCACTTGCCGGGCCGGCGGTGGCAAACCCGTCCTTGTCCTGAGGAGCGACGGCGGGAAGATGCTTCGACTATAATGTTGCCTTGCCGCCCAGCGGCTTCCCGGTCAGCCTTATCAGTCCGCAGTCACGTCAGCCTTCCTGCCGCATGCCCTTCGACTTCACACGAGCACTTCCCAAACCCGGCAACCGCTTCGCGCTGCCCGCGCTGTACGGTTCCGCCGATTCCTATGCGCTGGCACAGGCGGCGCTGCAACTGAAGAGCCAGGGCCGCATGCTGGCCATCGTGGTGGCGCAGGCCAGCGACGGCCAGCGGCTGCTGGACGAGATCCCGTGGTTCGCCCCCGCCCTGCGCTGTCACCTGCTGCCGGACTGGGAAACGCTGCCGTACGACGCGTTCTCGCCGCACCAGGACCTGGTTTCCGAGCGCCTGGCCACGCTGCACGAAATCCGCAGCGGCGAGTGCGACGTGATGCTGGTGCCGGCAACGTCGGCGCTCGTGCGCATGGCGCCGCCATCGTTCCTGGCCGCCTACACGTTCTTCTTCAAGAAGGGCGAGTCGCTCGACGAGGCGAAGCTGAAGGCGCAACTGACGCTGGCCGGCTACACCCACGTGACGCAGGTGATGTCGCCTGGCGAATACTCGGTGCGCGGCGGCCTGATCGACCTGTTCCCGATGGGGTCCGCGCTGCCATACCGCCTCGACCTGTTCGGCGATACCATCGAAACGATCCGCACGTTCGACGCCGACACGCAGCGTTCGCTGTATCCGGTCAACGAGGTGCGGCTGCTGCCGGGCCGCGAATTCCCGATGGACGAGGCGGCGCGCACCACGTTCCGCAGCCGCTGGCGCGAAACGTTCGAAGGCGATCCTTCGCGCGCCGTCGTCTACAAGGACATCAAGAGCGGCATCGCCTCGGCCGGCATCGAATACTACCTGCCGCTGTTCTTCGAAGATACTTCCACGCTGTTCGATTACCTGCCCGAAGGCGCCGCGCTGGCGCTCGTCGGCGACATCGATGGCGCGATCCGCCGCTTCTGGGCCGACACCGAGAGCCGCTACAAATTCCTGAAGGCGGACCGCGAACGCCCGATCCTGCCGCCCGAGGCGATCTTCCTGCGCGACGAGGCGTTCTTCACGTGCGCCAAGCAGCATGCCCGCATCACGATCGGCAAGAGCCTCGATGGCGAGCCTTCCGAACTATCGGCCCCGATCCCGAACATCGCTGTCAACCGCCACCAGGACGATCCGCTGACGAACCTGCGCGCCTACGTGCTGCGCCCGGACCTGCGCGTGATGATCTGCGCCGACTCGGCGGGCCGCCGCGAAACGCTGCAGCAGTACTTCGCCGAGTTCGACCTGCACCCGGCCCTCGTCGACGGCTTCGGCGGCTTCCTGGCTTCGCACGACCGCATCGTGCTGGGCGTGGCGCCGCTGCAGGCCGGCTTCGAGCTCCATGCTGGCGACGAGACCCTGGTATTCATCACCGAAACCGAGATCTATGCCGGCTCGGGCCGGCGCGTCGGCAAGAAAAAGCAGG is part of the Pseudoduganella lutea genome and encodes:
- a CDS encoding class I SAM-dependent DNA methyltransferase codes for the protein MLAARPGFAAGHNNLGVVLKEQRRYDEAAACYRRALDCAPDFADAWINLGHMQRKLGDMDAALTAYRNALLLRKDDIEACRYLARALVAYGRPAEALDVYRQWERIAPDDPTVRHHIAACEGAAPARASDAYVQATFDRFAGSFDDVLARLEYRAPALCAGLLAELLPAPGAARDVLDAGCGTGLCGPLLKPHARTLAGVDLSPGMLAKAAERGHYDTLHEAELTAWLASHPASYDLIVSADTLCYFGALDGVMQAAAGALRPGGYLVFTVEGAGAPANAEGGAPFPPYVLHPHGRYSHAEPYVRAMLGEAGLAVIEVRPVTLRQEAQQPVAGLLVAAVRAPLAGPAVANPSLS